The proteins below are encoded in one region of Bacteroides uniformis:
- a CDS encoding S8 family peptidase, whose protein sequence is MRKLFFLLLFILAAVGASARQDTLKYRISLKDKAATTYSLEHPEAFLSEKAIERRRKQNLPIDSTDLPVCRKYVDEIRRQGVKIVVTGKWENFVTVSCNDSALVERIAALPFVRETEKVWIAPGGDGPFMATERDSLINRPSVHPDSIYGLAVDQIRLSNGDKLHEEGFKGQGMTIAVIDAGFHNADKITAMQNIRILGTKDFVNPQSDIFAESSHGMAVLSCIAMNRPGVMTGTAPEASFWLLRSEDEYSEHLVEQDYWAAAVEYADSVGVDVLNTSLGYYAFDDKSKNYKLRNLDGHHALMSRQASRIADKGMVLVCSAGNSGAGSWKKITPPGDAGNVLTVGAVDKEAVLAPFSSVGNTADHRIKPDIVAVGLGADVIRTDGNQGRANGTSFASPIMCGMVACLWQACPELTAKEVMELVRRSGDRADFPDNIYGYGVPDMWKAYQDYLLKR, encoded by the coding sequence ATGAGAAAACTCTTTTTCCTTCTACTTTTCATCTTGGCTGCTGTAGGCGCATCGGCCCGGCAAGACACTTTGAAGTATCGCATCAGCCTGAAGGACAAGGCTGCCACCACGTATTCGCTGGAACATCCGGAAGCGTTCCTTTCTGAAAAGGCGATTGAGCGCCGCCGCAAGCAGAACCTTCCGATAGACTCGACAGACCTTCCGGTATGCCGTAAGTATGTGGATGAGATTCGCAGGCAAGGCGTGAAGATTGTCGTTACCGGCAAGTGGGAGAATTTTGTTACAGTGTCCTGCAACGACTCTGCATTGGTGGAGCGCATTGCCGCTCTGCCTTTTGTCCGGGAGACGGAAAAGGTATGGATAGCTCCCGGAGGTGACGGGCCGTTCATGGCAACGGAGCGCGACTCTCTGATAAACCGCCCGAGCGTGCATCCCGACAGCATTTATGGACTGGCTGTCGACCAGATACGGCTGAGCAATGGCGATAAGCTGCACGAAGAAGGCTTCAAGGGACAAGGAATGACGATTGCCGTTATCGACGCGGGCTTCCACAATGCCGACAAGATAACCGCCATGCAGAATATCCGCATCCTGGGTACGAAGGATTTTGTGAACCCCCAATCGGATATATTTGCCGAAAGCAGCCACGGCATGGCGGTGCTCTCGTGCATCGCCATGAACCGCCCCGGTGTCATGACCGGTACGGCTCCCGAAGCTTCTTTCTGGTTGCTGCGCAGCGAAGACGAATACTCCGAGCATCTGGTAGAGCAGGACTACTGGGCTGCGGCTGTGGAATATGCCGATAGCGTGGGAGTGGATGTACTCAATACTTCATTGGGATATTACGCTTTCGATGATAAATCCAAGAATTATAAGCTCCGCAATCTGGATGGGCACCATGCGCTGATGTCACGTCAGGCATCGCGCATAGCCGATAAGGGCATGGTATTGGTATGCAGTGCCGGAAATTCGGGCGCCGGTTCTTGGAAGAAGATTACGCCTCCGGGCGATGCCGGGAATGTGTTGACGGTGGGCGCTGTCGACAAGGAGGCTGTCCTGGCTCCTTTCTCGTCTGTAGGGAATACGGCAGACCATCGGATAAAGCCGGATATTGTAGCCGTCGGGCTGGGTGCCGACGTGATACGCACGGACGGCAACCAGGGAAGGGCGAACGGTACCTCTTTTGCCTCACCCATTATGTGCGGCATGGTGGCCTGCTTGTGGCAGGCTTGCCCCGAACTTACGGCAAAAGAAGTGATGGAATTGGTGCGCCGTTCCGGTGACCGTGCCGATTTTCCCGATAACATCTACGGTTATGGCGTGCCCGATATGTGGAAAGCATATCAGGATTATCTGCTCAAAAGATAG
- a CDS encoding C1 family peptidase, with the protein MNKLLPLLCLSLALSACSRTEKRLEAHVFVPDAVCAHTPALNQGRTSTCWTYASASLLESDWLAGHPGDTVRLSPMYMVRQKYLNQLDAYYYSCGREEIRNGGLGHSFLRVLEEDGVLPLEAYRGRRQGSKRHDHGALLKQLKKLAEEAVKHCDLPGYRKRAVALLDEQMGAVPDSFLYRGRSYTARSFADSLRFKAEDYVQLTSFTHHPFYTPFILEVPDNWEHQCYFNLPLDELEQVVRRALSAGKTVAWHGDVSEDTFSPRQGMALWTQHPVTQEMRQHEFERFLTTDDHMMHLIGTAHDEAGRFYYLLKNSYGRYGAYAGLLYMSEDYFRAKTVSVLLRK; encoded by the coding sequence ATGAATAAATTACTTCCCCTCTTATGCCTTTCCCTCGCTCTGTCCGCCTGTTCACGTACGGAAAAGAGGTTGGAGGCGCATGTTTTCGTACCGGATGCAGTGTGTGCCCATACGCCGGCGCTGAACCAGGGCCGCACTTCTACCTGCTGGACTTATGCTTCGGCCTCTCTGTTGGAGTCTGACTGGCTGGCGGGGCATCCCGGAGATACCGTGCGCCTGTCGCCTATGTACATGGTCAGGCAGAAATACTTGAATCAGCTTGATGCCTACTATTACTCTTGCGGCAGGGAAGAAATCAGGAATGGCGGACTGGGACATTCTTTCCTCCGTGTGCTGGAGGAAGACGGTGTGCTGCCGTTGGAAGCATATCGGGGGCGACGGCAGGGAAGCAAAAGGCATGACCACGGGGCTTTGCTGAAACAACTGAAGAAGCTGGCGGAGGAGGCCGTGAAGCATTGCGACCTCCCCGGCTACAGGAAACGCGCTGTAGCCCTGCTGGACGAGCAGATGGGGGCGGTGCCCGATTCGTTTCTCTACCGTGGCAGGAGCTATACCGCCCGTTCGTTTGCCGACTCGCTTCGCTTCAAGGCGGAGGATTATGTGCAGTTGACGAGCTTCACGCATCATCCTTTTTATACCCCTTTTATATTGGAAGTACCGGACAACTGGGAGCATCAGTGCTATTTCAACCTTCCGCTGGACGAGTTGGAGCAGGTGGTGCGCCGTGCGCTGTCTGCCGGCAAGACGGTGGCTTGGCATGGAGATGTGAGCGAAGATACTTTCAGTCCGCGTCAGGGAATGGCTCTTTGGACGCAGCATCCGGTGACACAGGAGATGCGGCAACATGAGTTCGAGCGTTTCCTTACCACAGACGACCACATGATGCACCTCATCGGCACGGCGCACGATGAGGCGGGACGCTTCTACTATCTCTTGAAGAATTCGTACGGAAGATATGGCGCCTACGCAGGGCTGCTCTACATGTCCGAAGATTATTTCAGAGCGAAGACTGTCTCGGTTCTGCTGAGGAAGTAA
- the xseA gene encoding exodeoxyribonuclease VII large subunit — protein MESLSLYELNALVRRSLEQCLPDECWVQAELSDVRTNSTGHCYLEFVQKDPRSNSLIAKARGTIWANVFRLLKPYFEEATGQAFVAGIKVLVQVTVSFHELYGYSLTVQDIDPTYTLGDMARRRREILKQLEEEGVLTLNKELDMPRLPQRIAVISSPTAAGYGDFCHQLENNSRGFYFYTELFPALMQGDRVEESVLSALDRVNARLSEFDVVVIIRGGGATSDLSGFDTYLLAAACAQFPLPVITGIGHERDDTVLDSVAHTRVKTPTAAAEFLIESMDSAADELEMLASRLHEGVRNLLQQEQRRLSGYKNRIPSAAYHRISDAKMALLTVRKDVVQAVTSSLFRHRHRLELLQQRLADASPEKLLARGYSITLKDGKVVKNADELQENDMITTRLQNGEVVSIVHI, from the coding sequence ATGGAATCGTTGTCTTTGTATGAGCTCAACGCCCTTGTGCGCCGCAGTCTGGAACAATGCCTTCCTGACGAGTGTTGGGTGCAGGCGGAGTTGAGCGATGTGCGTACCAACAGTACGGGGCATTGCTATCTGGAATTTGTGCAGAAAGACCCTCGCAGCAACAGCCTGATAGCTAAGGCGAGAGGAACAATCTGGGCAAATGTGTTCCGCCTGCTGAAGCCCTATTTTGAGGAAGCCACGGGGCAGGCGTTTGTTGCGGGCATCAAAGTGCTGGTGCAGGTCACCGTCAGCTTCCACGAACTTTACGGCTATAGCCTTACGGTGCAGGACATAGACCCCACCTATACCTTGGGCGATATGGCACGCCGCCGCAGGGAGATACTGAAACAGCTCGAGGAAGAGGGGGTGCTCACTCTTAATAAAGAACTGGATATGCCCCGCCTGCCGCAACGTATTGCCGTCATATCCTCACCGACGGCGGCGGGCTATGGTGACTTCTGTCATCAGCTGGAAAACAATTCCCGGGGTTTCTACTTTTATACGGAACTGTTTCCTGCCCTGATGCAGGGCGACCGTGTGGAGGAGTCTGTCCTCTCTGCTCTCGACCGGGTAAATGCACGCTTGTCCGAGTTTGATGTGGTTGTCATTATTCGCGGTGGAGGCGCCACGTCCGACTTATCCGGTTTCGATACTTATCTGCTTGCTGCTGCTTGTGCACAGTTTCCGTTGCCTGTCATAACGGGCATCGGTCACGAGCGGGATGACACGGTGCTGGATTCTGTGGCACATACCCGTGTAAAGACCCCTACGGCGGCTGCCGAATTCTTAATAGAGTCCATGGACAGCGCTGCTGATGAACTGGAAATGCTTGCTTCTCGCTTGCATGAGGGTGTCAGGAATCTGTTGCAGCAGGAACAGCGCAGACTCTCTGGTTACAAGAACCGGATTCCTTCTGCCGCATACCATCGTATATCCGATGCAAAAATGGCTTTGCTGACTGTGCGGAAAGATGTGGTGCAGGCTGTGACTTCCTCTTTGTTCCGCCATCGCCATCGCCTGGAATTGTTGCAACAACGATTGGCAGATGCTTCACCGGAAAAGTTGTTGGCCCGCGGTTACAGCATTACGTTGAAAGATGGGAAAGTAGTGAAGAATGCAGATGAACTGCAGGAGAATGATATGATAACAACCCGTCTGCAGAATGGTGAAGTGGTTTCAATAGTACATATTTAA
- the xseB gene encoding exodeoxyribonuclease VII small subunit, producing MPVTKKKETYSEAMARLEKIVSQIDNNELEIDVLAEKIKEANGIIAFCSDKLTKADKEIEKLLSEKWESEE from the coding sequence ATGCCGGTAACCAAGAAAAAAGAGACCTACTCCGAAGCCATGGCACGTTTGGAGAAAATTGTCAGCCAGATAGACAACAACGAACTGGAGATAGATGTGCTTGCTGAAAAAATAAAGGAAGCAAACGGAATTATAGCATTTTGCAGCGATAAATTGACCAAAGCTGACAAGGAAATTGAAAAATTACTGTCGGAGAAGTGGGAATCTGAAGAATAA
- a CDS encoding lipocalin-like domain-containing protein — MKTQNLFFMLILISMAFSFISCTDEDDKVEIPQLVGKWIVKEPVLQDDFVTCYTFNADKTYEVYTGSPLSNGVPFRGTYIISLDEKLIKLYDKEEHCTEQYHILKLTSKEMKWENASPKDGNSDKRLEKYND; from the coding sequence ATGAAAACACAAAATTTGTTTTTTATGCTGATACTGATAAGTATGGCATTTAGTTTTATTTCATGTACGGATGAGGATGATAAGGTCGAAATTCCTCAACTGGTAGGTAAGTGGATTGTGAAAGAACCAGTCCTGCAGGACGATTTTGTGACCTGCTATACGTTTAATGCAGACAAGACCTATGAAGTTTATACCGGAAGCCCGTTATCTAACGGAGTCCCTTTTCGTGGAACTTATATCATAAGTCTTGATGAAAAATTGATTAAGTTGTATGATAAAGAGGAACATTGTACTGAACAATATCATATTTTGAAACTGACGTCCAAGGAGATGAAGTGGGAGAACGCATCGCCCAAAGACGGGAATTCTGACAAACGGCTTGAGAAGTACAACGATTAA
- the mnmA gene encoding tRNA 2-thiouridine(34) synthase MnmA, whose product MNKPGKRVLVGMSGGIDSTATCLMLREQGYEIIGLTMWVWGDEPVEARSLADSMGIEHYVADERDAFRRIIVRNFIDEYRRGRTPNPCVMCNPLFKFRILTEWADRLGCAFVATGHYTRLEERNGKTYIVAGDDDKKDQSYFLWRLGQEVLKRCIFPLGAFTKMQVRGYLRDKGYTLKAEEGESMEVCFIKGDYRDFLREHSPEIDSEVGPGWFVNSEGVKLGGHKGFPYYTIGQRKGLEIALGKPAYVLKINPQKNTVMLGDAEQLKAGYMLAEEENLIDEAEFFGSEELTVRIRYRSKPIPCTVKRLEDGRLLVRFLSEASAIAPGQSAVFYVGRRVVGGSFIASQRGIGMYIAENNKNTDI is encoded by the coding sequence ATGAACAAACCCGGGAAGCGAGTATTGGTCGGCATGAGCGGAGGTATAGACAGTACCGCCACTTGTCTGATGCTGAGGGAGCAGGGCTATGAGATAATCGGTCTCACCATGTGGGTGTGGGGAGACGAACCGGTGGAAGCCCGCAGCCTTGCCGACAGTATGGGAATTGAGCACTATGTGGCGGATGAGCGCGATGCTTTCCGCCGGATTATCGTTCGGAACTTTATTGATGAGTATCGCCGGGGGCGTACTCCCAATCCTTGTGTGATGTGCAATCCATTGTTCAAGTTCCGCATCCTGACGGAGTGGGCGGACAGGCTGGGCTGTGCGTTCGTCGCTACCGGGCACTACACCCGTCTGGAGGAGCGGAACGGGAAGACTTACATCGTTGCCGGAGATGACGACAAGAAAGACCAGTCCTATTTCCTCTGGCGGCTGGGGCAGGAGGTGTTGAAGCGGTGCATCTTCCCGCTGGGGGCGTTCACCAAGATGCAGGTCCGCGGGTATCTTCGTGATAAAGGATATACGCTCAAGGCGGAAGAAGGGGAAAGTATGGAAGTCTGCTTCATCAAGGGCGACTACCGCGACTTCTTGCGCGAGCACTCTCCGGAGATAGACAGCGAGGTGGGGCCGGGATGGTTTGTCAATTCGGAAGGCGTCAAGCTGGGCGGGCACAAAGGATTCCCTTACTACACCATCGGGCAGAGGAAGGGGCTGGAGATTGCTTTGGGCAAACCTGCCTACGTGCTGAAAATCAATCCGCAGAAGAACACCGTGATGCTGGGCGATGCGGAGCAGTTGAAAGCCGGATACATGCTTGCCGAAGAGGAAAACCTGATTGACGAGGCGGAATTCTTTGGCAGTGAAGAGCTTACCGTGCGCATCCGCTACCGCAGCAAACCCATCCCTTGCACCGTGAAGCGCCTGGAGGACGGGCGTCTGCTGGTGCGCTTCTTGTCGGAGGCTTCTGCCATTGCTCCGGGACAGTCTGCCGTGTTCTACGTCGGCCGGCGTGTGGTTGGCGGCTCATTCATCGCTTCCCAACGGGGCATCGGGATGTATATTGCAGAAAATAATAAAAACACAGATATATGA